One part of the Vitis riparia cultivar Riparia Gloire de Montpellier isolate 1030 chromosome 6, EGFV_Vit.rip_1.0, whole genome shotgun sequence genome encodes these proteins:
- the LOC117916785 gene encoding receptor protein kinase TMK1-like, with amino-acid sequence MEGDQSKLWVVLILCIFRVAHCATDPSDVKILNDFRKGLENPELLKWPDDGDDPCGPPLWPHVFCSGDRVTQIQVEGLGLKGPLPQNFNQLSMLYNLGLQRNHFNGKLPSFRGLSELQFAFLDYNEFDTIPADFFDGLTSIRILALNDNPFNATTGWSIPDELQKSVQLTTLSLGHCNLVGPLPEFLGTLPSLTTLKLPYNRLSGEIPASFGQSLMQILWLNDQDGGGMSGPMDVIGSMVSLTQLWLHGNQFTGTIPESIGDLTSLRDLNLNGNKLVGLVPESLANMELQKLDLNNNHLMGPIPKFTSGNVSYASNSFCQSEPGLQCSPEVNALLDFLAAVNYPLGLASEWSGNDPCEQPWLGLGCNPNSKVSIVNLPNFRLNGTLSPSIGNLDSLVEIRLGGNNLTGTIPMNLTKLTSLKKLDVSGNNFEPPVPRFQESVKVITNGNPRLAGNQTEPSPPPGSPPSPPPGSPPSPFSSPPPALNHPPAPPAGLNHSQPSPAGGQAEPKSTSKRLKTVIIVAAISAFAILAMLVILLTLYCRKKRKDQLEAPSSIVIHPRDPFDPDNMVKIAVSSNTTGSLFTQTGSSIESRDSSGVHNSHKIESGNLIISVQVLRKVTDNFAPENELGRGGFGAVYKGELQDGTKIAVKRMEAGVVSNTALDEFQAEIAVLSKVRHRHLVSLLGHSIEGNERLLVYEYMSHGALSRHLFHWKNLKLEPLSWKMRLSIALDVARGMEYLHGLARESFIHRDLKSSNILLGDDFRAKVADFGLVKLAPDRGKSVATRLAGTFGYLAPEYAVMGKITTKADVFSYGVVLMELLTGLAALDEGRSEECRYLAEWFWRIKSSKEKLMAAVDPAIGATEETFESISIVAELAGHCTAREPSHRPDMGHAVNVLSPLVEKWKPFDNETESYSGIDYSLPLPQMLKGWQEAETKDFSHTSLEDSKGSIPARPAGFAESFTSSDGR; translated from the exons ATGGAAGGTGATCAGTCAAAGCTGTGGGTTGTACTGATTTTGTGCATCTTCAGAGTGGCTCATTGTGCTACAGACCCCAGTGACGTGAAAATTCTGAATGATTTCAGAAAAGGGTTGGAGAATCCGGAGCTCCTCAAATGGCCTGACGATGGGGATGACCCCTGTGGCCCTCCTTTGTGGCCTCATGTCTTTTGTAGTGGTGACAGAGTTACACAGATTCAGGTTGAGGGATTGGGATTAAAGGGACCTCTCCCTCAGAACTTCAACCAGCTTTCAATGCTCTACAATTTGGGGCTTCAGAGGAACCATTTCAATGGCAAATTGCCTTCTTTTCGCGGATTGTCTGAATTGCAATTCGCCTTCTTGGATTACAACGAATTCGACACCATCCCCGCTGATTTCTTCGATGGCCTTACGAGTATTCGGATCCTTGCTCTGAATGACAATCCGTTCAATGCGACTACTGGGTGGTCTATTCCTGATGAGTTGCAGAAATCAGTTCAATTGACAACTCTTTCTTTAGGCCATTGTAATTTGGTTGGACCCCTGCCGGAATTTCTAGGGACGTTACCATCGCTCACAACGCTGAAACTGCCATATAACAGGTTGTCAGGGGAGATTCCGGCGAGTTTTGGGCAATCACTGATGCAGATTCTGTGGTTGAATGATCAGGATGGAGGTGGGATGAGCGGACCAATGGACGTAATTGGATCTATGGTCTCCTTGACACAGCTATGGCTCCACGGAAACCAGTTCACGGGCACTATTCCGGAGAGCATTGGTGATCTAACTTCTTTGAGAGACCTCAATCTCAACGGAAATAAACTTGTTGGCCTGGTTCCTGAGAGCTTGGCCAATATGGAACTACAGAAATTGGACTTAAACAATAATCATCTGATGGGTCCTATACCAAAGTTCACATCTGGTAACGTTTCTTATGCTTCCAATTCATTTTGCCAGTCTGAGCCTGGGCTTCAATGCAGCCCAGAAGTTAACGCACTTTTAGATTTTCTTGCTGCTGTGAATTACCCATTAGGTCTCGCTTCTGAATGGTCTGGTAATGATCCATGCGAACAGCCATGGTTGGGGTTGGGCTGCAACCCCAATTCTAAGGTTTCTATCGTGAATCTGCCAAACTTTAGGCTTAATGGTACTCTCAGTCCTTCAATTGGGAACTTAGATTCACTAGTAGAAATTAGACTTGGGGGAAACAATTTAACTGGCACCATCCCAATGAATTTAACTAAATTGACGTCTTTGAAAAAGCTGGATGTCAGTGGCAACAATTTTGAGCCTCCAGTACCCAGATTTCAGGAGAGCGTGAAGGTGATTACCAATGGAAATCCTCGTTTGGCTGGTAACCAAACCGAGCCATCCCCTCCTCCAGGTAGCCCACCATCCCCCCCTCCAGGTAGCCCACCATCCCCTTTTAGTTCACCGCCACCGGCATTGAACCATCCACCTGCCCCTCCGGCGGGGTTGAATCATAGCCAGCCTAGTCCTGCTGGGGGGCAAGCAGAACCCAAAAGCACTtccaaaagattaaaaacagtTATAATTGTGGCTGCAATTTCAGCTTTTGCAATTCTGGCTATGTTGGTGATTCTTCTAACTTTATACTGCCGTAAGAAGAGGAAGGACCAACTAGAGGCTCCCAGTTCCATTGTTATTCACCCCAGAGACCCATTTGATCCAGACAACATGGTTAAGATTGCAGTCTCAAGTAACACCACTGGAAGCTTGTTCACTCAAACAGGATCTAGTATTGAGAGCAGAGATAGCAGTGGAGTGCATAATTCACATAAGATTGAATCTGGAAACCTGATAATATCTGTTCAGGTTCTCCGCAAGGTGACAGACAATTTTGCACCAGAAAATGAGCTTGGTCGTGGTGGTTTTGGGGCTGTTTATAAGGGGGAGCTGCAAGATGGTACAAAAATAGCAGTTAAGAGAATGGAAGCTGGGGTGGTTAGCAACACAGCATTGGATGAATTTCAGGCTGAAATTGCTGTTCTTTCCAAGGTCCGACACCGACATTTGGTATCTCTGTTGGGGCACTCTATTGAAGGCAATGAGAGGCTTCTGGTTTATGAGTATATGTCTCATGGAGCTCTAAGCAGGCATCTTTTCCACTGGAAGAACCTAAAACTGGAGCCTCTATCTTGGAAGATGAGGCTCAGTATTGCTTTAGATGTGGCTAGAGGGATGGAATATCTTCATGGTCTGGCCCGTGAGAGCTTCATTCATAGAGATCTGAAATCTTCAAATATTCTTCTAGGGGATGATTTCAGGGCAAAAGTTGCAGATTTTGGTTTGGTGAAGCTTGCTCCAGACAGAGGGAAGTCTGTTGCAACCAGACTGGCTGGAACCTTTGGATACCTTGCACCTGAATATGCTG TGATGGGAAAAATTACAACAAAAGCTGATGTCTTCAGCTATGGAGTGGTGTTGATGGAACTTTTGACTGGATTAGCGGCACTTGATGAGGGGCGTTCTGAGGAATGCCGATACTTGGCCGAGTGGTTTTGGCGAATCAAATCAAGCAAAGAGAAACTCATGGCTGCTGTTGATCCTGCTATTGGTGCTACAGAAGAAACTTTTGAGAGCATCTCCATAGTAGCTGAACTGGCTGGACACTGCACAGCAAGAGAGCCAAGCCATCGTCCTGATATGGGGCATGCAGTAAATGTACTGTCCCCACTGGTTGAGAAGTGGAAGCCGTTTGACAATGAAACAGAGAGTTATTCTGGCATCGATTACAGTCTACCACTTCCCCAGATGTTAAAGGGCTGGCAGGAAGCAGAAACCAAAGATTTCAGCCATACTAGCCTGGAGGACAGCAAAGGCAGTATTCCAGCAAGGCCTGCTGGATTTGCAGAGTCATTCACTTCTTCTGATGGGCGATGA